In Apodemus sylvaticus chromosome 8, mApoSyl1.1, whole genome shotgun sequence, one genomic interval encodes:
- the LOC127691084 gene encoding zinc finger protein 120-like: MDVLTYDDVHVNFTQEEWALLDPSQRSPYKGVMPETYRNLTAIGYIWEEHTVEDHFQSSKSHGR; encoded by the exons ATGGATGTtc TGACCTATGATGACGTGCATGTGAACTTTACTCAGGAAGAGTGGGCTTTGCTGGATCCTTCTCAGAGGAGTCCCTACAAAGGTGTGATGCCAGAGACCTATAGGAATCTCACAGCTATAGGCTACATTTGGGAAGAACATACTGTTGAAGACCATTTTCAAAGTTCTAAAAGTCATGGAAGGTAA